The Hyalangium ruber genome includes a window with the following:
- a CDS encoding DUF5995 family protein, which produces MADTCVVVDSKDTLEDSLERMRETLKEFYGRRDNRAIFLRAYYTMTSEVRDALRGEGDFAQPIFFDSKWVEALAAGFAQLYFDSLETPRNKAWALAHGTACKPRASVLENLLLGINAHINVDLAFSVHTLLVGGGEATNLEQLARRKFDHDQINNVLMRSLPKIQDVLAREFGGGVRFFSRLFGKVDELLTITGLRYYRDRVWCNVLGLLAAKDAEERRKVELRLEWESLQVAEFISQGSLLNYVAWGFDSLLKQWRFEEPQLEPTADRFSIPRPLRSQAQQRMYHRLQLPY; this is translated from the coding sequence ATGGCGGACACATGCGTCGTTGTCGATTCGAAGGACACGCTCGAGGACTCCCTCGAGCGGATGCGGGAGACCCTGAAGGAGTTCTACGGGAGGCGCGACAACCGGGCCATCTTCCTGCGGGCCTACTACACCATGACGAGCGAGGTGCGGGACGCGCTTCGCGGCGAGGGGGACTTCGCGCAGCCCATCTTCTTCGATTCCAAGTGGGTGGAGGCGCTCGCGGCCGGCTTCGCCCAGCTCTATTTCGACTCCCTGGAGACGCCTCGGAACAAGGCCTGGGCGCTGGCTCACGGCACGGCGTGCAAGCCGCGCGCGAGTGTCCTCGAGAACCTCCTGCTCGGCATCAACGCGCACATCAACGTCGACCTGGCCTTCAGCGTCCACACGCTCCTCGTGGGCGGCGGAGAGGCCACGAATCTCGAGCAACTGGCCCGCCGGAAGTTCGATCATGATCAGATCAACAACGTCCTCATGCGCAGCCTGCCCAAGATTCAGGACGTGCTGGCGCGGGAGTTCGGGGGCGGGGTGCGGTTCTTCAGCCGGCTGTTCGGCAAGGTGGATGAGCTGCTTACCATCACGGGGCTGCGCTACTACCGCGACCGCGTGTGGTGCAACGTGCTGGGCCTGCTGGCGGCGAAGGATGCGGAGGAGCGCAGGAAGGTGGAGCTGCGCCTCGAGTGGGAGTCGCTCCAGGTGGCCGAGTTCATCTCTCAGGGCAGTCTGCTGAACTACGTGGCCTGGGGCTTCGACAGTCTGCTCAAGCAGTGGCGCTTCGAGGAGCCCCAACTGGAGCCGACCGCTGACCGCTTCAGTATTCCGAGGCCGCTGCGCTCCCAGGCCCAGCAGCGGATGTACCACCGCCTGCAGCTGCCGTACTGA
- a CDS encoding protein kinase domain-containing protein, whose translation MQEDHGPTDGPPQSELSPGEEDLDFGDSLLHEVARGPLPLRLPVRGERLGGKDGQRFEILAELGGGAMGRVFRAWDEKLQRVVALKFLQPHEALGEEPLRALLREARAIAQLDHENIVRVFDVSEWSAASWEPRIPFLIMECLRGESLAVRMRRERLSPGRALDIMLGIAEGLAHAHEHHIVHRDLKPTNVFLTPQGTPKLLDFGLAHLMSSGASSEPHLPSAGTPAYMAPEQWRSLPQDERTDIWAAGALLYEMLTGEPPYPHSASPDALREQVTSPEPVPPVRGRSPGLPREVEQLLSTALAKEPERRFPTAREFAEELRELAERFGQRREASRGKAPERRQVTLVSCALAGLAEVAQGLDSDDLGELQEAFLQCCEELLQRYGGTIAVYLGDEVQACFGCPVAHEEDTERAVRAGLHLIREIPSTLQRKLPGLPLRTLQVRVGVHTDEVALRALSRQPQGSPLFIHNEAPKLTTWITGHAAPGMLLASQSTWALVRGTFEAEPAGSRAFTGLAGTRSLEFYRVLRERPAKFRFDRVRAAGSLTPLVGRELELRRLLERWQQARRGHGSLVLVSGDAGIGKSRLLQELRARVPREDCIHFQCQCWPQFSATAFHPFIELLRHMRRELPPAPASEPGQPERSLGLSSEQEYLLSALLAVPGAEAARPASLSPERWKEGTLKGLLTLLLRATHQRPVLAFVEDVHWADPSSLELISLVMEHVGRERLLVVLTARPDFHPTWPPAASMHRLELERLPAERTAELVRAVAHGRKLSDDTLNQLVARTDGIPLFVEELTHMMLDQPSALEAKAPRHVPAIPASLHELLLARLDLLPSRQRILAQVCAVLGRGFPLSVLAHVLQRDEAGVRRDLEALVAEGLLESPQQGTDAGYPFRHALLQDAAFQSLHRGTRRGYHQRIAQALMERFPETVEFQPELLAHHLTEAGESERAIDAWTQAGLRANLRSANAEAVSHFRQALSLLPALGDTARRTQKELELLIALGTPLAQLQGYRAPEVEHTYARAQELFLQVGEALPQLHLSYWGPFAYYFSRAEYPQAHALALRLVELGQRHQDRELLALGHRMLASVLFIWGRIPTALEHIHRALESSKDFSLAEHQRLAEKHWVDPRAMALSFGALVLSVMGRDEEARRFSQEALRLSRSIKHPHTIASALTYVTVACHLRRDVEGALHWGQEAITLARENGFQAWELWCTLVHLWALSERGHARRSLELMREGIARWSHLGIRAGLYQHSLGLLAEMHLKLGNPREALELLLTVIHQPEETGERFYEAELHRFRGEALRALGREAEARECFSQALHIARSQGAHAFEQRALEALGTLSEEASPA comes from the coding sequence ATGCAAGAGGACCATGGCCCCACCGACGGGCCGCCTCAGTCCGAGCTGTCCCCAGGCGAGGAGGACCTCGACTTCGGCGATTCCCTGCTGCACGAGGTGGCCAGGGGGCCCCTGCCGCTCCGCTTGCCCGTGCGCGGAGAACGCCTGGGCGGCAAGGACGGCCAGCGCTTCGAGATTCTCGCGGAGCTGGGCGGCGGGGCCATGGGTCGGGTATTCCGCGCGTGGGATGAGAAGCTCCAGCGCGTCGTGGCGCTCAAGTTCCTCCAGCCCCACGAGGCGCTCGGCGAGGAGCCCCTGCGCGCGCTGCTGCGCGAGGCGCGTGCCATCGCCCAGCTCGACCACGAGAACATCGTCCGCGTCTTCGACGTGTCCGAGTGGAGCGCCGCGAGCTGGGAGCCGCGCATCCCATTCCTGATCATGGAGTGCCTGCGGGGCGAGTCGCTCGCCGTGCGCATGCGGCGAGAGCGGCTCTCGCCGGGGCGCGCCCTGGACATCATGCTCGGCATCGCCGAGGGGCTGGCGCACGCCCACGAGCACCACATCGTCCACCGGGACCTCAAGCCCACCAACGTCTTCCTCACCCCGCAGGGCACGCCGAAGCTGCTCGACTTCGGCCTGGCCCACCTCATGTCCTCGGGTGCCTCATCGGAGCCCCACCTGCCCTCGGCCGGCACTCCGGCCTACATGGCCCCGGAGCAGTGGCGGAGCCTGCCGCAGGACGAGCGCACCGACATCTGGGCCGCGGGCGCCCTCCTCTACGAGATGCTCACGGGGGAGCCGCCCTATCCGCACAGCGCCTCTCCGGACGCGCTGCGCGAGCAGGTGACGTCCCCCGAGCCGGTGCCGCCCGTGCGCGGCCGGAGCCCTGGGCTGCCGCGCGAAGTGGAGCAGCTGCTGTCCACGGCGCTGGCCAAGGAGCCCGAGCGGCGCTTCCCCACGGCGCGGGAGTTCGCCGAGGAGCTGCGCGAGCTGGCGGAGCGCTTCGGCCAGCGGCGGGAGGCTTCCCGAGGCAAGGCCCCCGAGCGGCGCCAGGTGACGCTCGTCTCCTGCGCGCTGGCGGGGCTCGCGGAGGTCGCCCAGGGGCTGGACAGCGATGACCTGGGAGAGCTGCAAGAGGCCTTCCTCCAGTGCTGCGAGGAGCTGCTCCAGCGCTACGGCGGCACCATCGCCGTGTACCTGGGAGACGAGGTGCAGGCGTGCTTCGGCTGCCCGGTGGCGCACGAGGAGGACACGGAGCGCGCGGTCCGCGCGGGGCTGCACCTGATCCGTGAAATCCCCTCCACCCTCCAGCGCAAGCTGCCCGGGCTTCCCCTGCGCACGCTGCAGGTCCGGGTGGGCGTGCATACGGACGAGGTGGCGCTGAGAGCCCTCTCGCGGCAGCCGCAGGGCTCGCCGCTCTTCATTCACAACGAGGCCCCGAAGCTCACCACGTGGATCACGGGACACGCCGCCCCGGGCATGCTCCTCGCCAGTCAGAGTACCTGGGCGCTGGTGCGGGGAACCTTCGAGGCGGAGCCCGCCGGCTCCCGCGCCTTCACGGGCCTGGCCGGGACGCGGAGCCTGGAGTTCTACCGCGTGCTCCGGGAGCGCCCCGCGAAGTTCCGTTTCGATCGGGTGCGCGCCGCCGGGAGCCTCACGCCGCTGGTGGGCCGCGAGCTCGAGCTGCGCCGGCTGCTGGAGCGCTGGCAGCAGGCCCGCCGTGGACATGGTTCGCTCGTGCTCGTCAGTGGGGATGCGGGCATCGGCAAGTCGCGCCTCCTCCAGGAGCTGCGAGCGCGGGTTCCTCGGGAGGACTGCATCCACTTCCAGTGTCAGTGCTGGCCCCAGTTCAGCGCCACCGCCTTCCACCCCTTCATCGAGCTGCTGCGCCACATGCGGCGGGAGCTTCCCCCCGCCCCTGCCTCCGAGCCGGGGCAGCCGGAGCGCTCCCTGGGCCTGAGCTCGGAGCAGGAATACCTGCTGTCCGCCTTGCTGGCCGTGCCGGGCGCCGAAGCGGCGCGCCCCGCATCCCTCTCTCCGGAGCGCTGGAAGGAAGGCACGCTCAAGGGGCTCCTGACGCTGCTGCTGCGCGCCACGCACCAGCGGCCGGTGCTCGCCTTCGTCGAGGACGTACACTGGGCAGACCCCTCCTCCCTGGAGCTGATCAGCCTCGTGATGGAGCACGTGGGGCGAGAACGCCTGCTCGTCGTCCTCACCGCCCGCCCGGACTTCCACCCCACCTGGCCCCCTGCGGCTTCGATGCACCGGCTCGAATTGGAGCGCCTCCCCGCGGAGCGCACCGCGGAGCTGGTGCGCGCGGTCGCGCACGGCCGGAAGCTGTCCGACGACACCCTGAACCAGCTCGTGGCCAGAACGGATGGCATCCCCCTCTTCGTCGAAGAGCTGACGCACATGATGCTGGACCAGCCCTCCGCCTTGGAGGCGAAGGCCCCGAGGCACGTGCCCGCCATCCCGGCCAGCCTGCACGAGCTGCTGTTGGCGCGGCTGGACCTGTTGCCCTCGCGACAGCGAATCCTGGCGCAGGTGTGCGCGGTGCTGGGGCGCGGCTTTCCGCTCTCGGTGCTCGCCCACGTCCTCCAGCGGGACGAGGCCGGCGTACGCCGCGACCTGGAGGCGCTGGTGGCGGAGGGGCTGCTCGAATCCCCACAACAAGGCACGGACGCCGGCTATCCGTTCCGCCACGCGCTCCTGCAGGACGCGGCCTTCCAGTCCCTGCATCGCGGCACCCGCCGGGGCTATCACCAGCGCATCGCCCAGGCGCTGATGGAGCGCTTCCCGGAGACGGTGGAGTTCCAGCCCGAGCTCCTGGCCCACCACCTCACCGAGGCCGGAGAGTCCGAGCGAGCCATCGACGCCTGGACCCAGGCGGGGCTGCGCGCCAACCTGCGCTCGGCCAACGCGGAGGCCGTCAGCCACTTCCGTCAGGCACTCTCGCTGCTGCCCGCGCTGGGCGACACCGCCCGGCGCACCCAGAAGGAGCTGGAGCTGCTCATCGCCCTGGGCACGCCGCTGGCCCAGCTCCAGGGCTATCGCGCGCCTGAGGTGGAGCACACCTACGCGCGGGCGCAGGAGCTCTTCCTTCAGGTAGGCGAGGCGCTGCCCCAGCTCCACCTGTCCTATTGGGGCCCCTTCGCCTACTACTTCTCGCGCGCGGAGTACCCCCAGGCGCACGCGCTCGCGCTGCGGCTGGTGGAGCTGGGCCAACGCCACCAGGACCGGGAGCTGCTCGCCCTGGGCCACCGGATGCTGGCCTCCGTCCTCTTCATCTGGGGCCGCATCCCCACCGCCCTGGAGCACATCCACCGGGCGCTGGAGAGCTCGAAGGACTTCAGCCTCGCCGAGCACCAGCGGCTGGCCGAGAAGCACTGGGTGGATCCCCGCGCCATGGCCCTGTCGTTCGGCGCCCTGGTGCTCTCGGTGATGGGGCGGGACGAGGAGGCCCGCCGCTTCAGCCAGGAAGCGCTGCGGCTGTCGCGGAGCATCAAGCACCCGCACACCATCGCCAGCGCGCTGACGTATGTCACCGTGGCCTGTCACCTCCGCCGGGACGTGGAGGGGGCGCTCCACTGGGGGCAGGAGGCCATCACGCTGGCGCGGGAGAACGGCTTCCAGGCCTGGGAGCTGTGGTGCACCCTGGTCCATCTGTGGGCCCTGTCCGAGCGCGGCCACGCCCGGCGGAGCCTGGAGCTCATGCGCGAGGGCATCGCCCGCTGGAGCCACCTGGGAATCCGCGCCGGCCTGTACCAGCACAGCCTCGGCCTGCTGGCGGAGATGCACCTGAAGCTGGGCAATCCCCGCGAGGCCTTGGAGCTGCTCCTCACCGTCATCCACCAGCCGGAGGAGACGGGGGAGCGCTTCTACGAGGCCGAGCTGCACCGCTTCCGCGGCGAGGCCCTGAGGGCGCTGGGCCGCGAGGCGGAGGCCCGGGAGTGCTTCTCCCAGGCGCTCCACATCGCCCGCTCACAGGGCGCCCACGCCTTCGAGCAACGGGCTCTGGAGGCACTGGGCACCCTGTCAGAGGAGGCCTCTCCCGCGTAG
- a CDS encoding toxin-antitoxin system YwqK family antitoxin has product MKPQLPSLAALSLSLLLAPPALAMDKRQADAACGSWTLECPEGATSTPGPAKKTGPLECKAKVKERVVKEGPAVVCKNGEGQAFGDWKEGKKHGRHVTMSPDGSWTEEDFVEGKLEGRQVKYSAEGQLLSETHFQGGKKHGRARTYSADGRLASEELWDKGLKGKKPEAAPARAATPEP; this is encoded by the coding sequence ATGAAGCCGCAGCTCCCCTCCCTGGCCGCCCTCTCCCTCTCGTTGCTGCTCGCCCCGCCGGCGCTCGCCATGGACAAGCGGCAGGCGGATGCCGCCTGTGGCTCCTGGACGCTGGAGTGCCCCGAGGGCGCCACCTCCACCCCGGGCCCGGCGAAGAAGACCGGCCCGCTGGAGTGCAAGGCGAAGGTGAAGGAGCGGGTAGTGAAGGAGGGCCCCGCCGTGGTGTGCAAGAACGGCGAGGGGCAGGCCTTCGGAGACTGGAAGGAAGGCAAGAAGCACGGCCGCCACGTCACGATGAGCCCGGACGGCTCGTGGACGGAGGAGGACTTCGTGGAGGGCAAGCTGGAGGGGCGCCAGGTGAAGTACAGCGCCGAGGGCCAGCTCCTCTCGGAGACGCACTTCCAGGGCGGCAAGAAGCACGGGCGGGCGCGAACCTACTCCGCGGATGGGCGCCTCGCCTCCGAGGAACTCTGGGACAAGGGCCTGAAGGGCAAGAAGCCCGAAGCGGCCCCCGCGCGGGCCGCCACGCCCGAGCCGTAG
- the recF gene encoding DNA replication/repair protein RecF (All proteins in this family for which functions are known are DNA-binding proteins that assist the filamentation of RecA onto DNA for the initiation of recombination or recombinational repair.), with protein MRLLALHVQDFRNLHQVSLAPSPHATIAVGQNGQGKTNLLEALYFLATLKPLRAGRLSELVRWSAQNARVTGRFLLKGAEREISVEVGGGVRQAFVDGKKAASLEEYFGGVAVVAFTPDDLEVIKGGPEARRTFMDRAVFNRFPAFLKESRDYTRALKNRNRLLREGPAADPAYLDAYDETLARAGARIYVRRRALMAELSPRAQATFASIGRTPDPATYGYHPAHLGQDFAEADDAKLADALLEALAGRRRRDLERGFTSVGPHVDDVAVTLGGRSARAYASQGQQRALVLGWKIAEIENLHASLGFLPLLMLDDVSSELDPERNAYLMSYLAGSGAQVFLTTTDASLVRGAAAADTLWMDVHGGQVTPRPVDTPAPQGS; from the coding sequence TTGCGCCTGCTCGCGCTCCACGTCCAGGACTTCCGAAACCTCCACCAGGTCTCCCTGGCGCCGAGCCCCCACGCCACCATCGCCGTGGGGCAGAACGGCCAGGGCAAGACGAACCTGCTGGAGGCGCTCTACTTCCTGGCCACGCTCAAGCCGCTGCGCGCCGGCCGGCTGTCGGAGCTGGTGCGCTGGAGCGCGCAGAACGCCCGGGTGACGGGCCGGTTCCTGCTCAAGGGGGCCGAGCGGGAGATCTCCGTGGAGGTGGGCGGCGGGGTGCGGCAGGCCTTCGTGGACGGAAAGAAGGCCGCGAGCCTGGAGGAGTACTTCGGCGGCGTGGCGGTGGTGGCGTTCACGCCGGATGATCTCGAGGTCATCAAGGGCGGCCCGGAGGCGCGGCGCACCTTCATGGACCGGGCGGTGTTCAACCGCTTCCCTGCGTTCCTGAAGGAGAGCCGCGACTACACGCGGGCGCTGAAGAACCGCAACCGGCTGCTGCGCGAGGGGCCGGCGGCGGACCCCGCTTATCTGGACGCGTATGACGAGACGCTCGCGCGCGCGGGGGCGCGGATCTACGTGCGGCGGCGGGCGTTGATGGCGGAGCTGTCGCCCCGGGCGCAGGCCACGTTCGCCTCCATTGGCCGCACGCCGGATCCGGCGACGTACGGCTATCACCCGGCGCACCTGGGGCAGGACTTCGCCGAGGCGGATGATGCGAAGCTGGCCGACGCGCTGCTGGAGGCGTTGGCGGGGCGCAGGCGGCGCGACTTGGAGCGGGGCTTCACCTCGGTGGGGCCGCACGTGGACGACGTGGCGGTGACGCTGGGAGGCCGCAGCGCGCGGGCCTATGCGAGCCAGGGGCAGCAGCGGGCGCTGGTGTTGGGGTGGAAGATCGCGGAGATCGAAAACCTGCACGCGTCGTTGGGCTTCCTTCCGCTGTTGATGCTGGATGACGTGTCCAGCGAGCTGGATCCGGAGCGCAACGCGTACCTGATGAGCTACCTGGCTGGCAGCGGCGCGCAGGTGTTCCTCACCACCACGGACGCGAGCCTGGTGCGCGGCGCGGCGGCCGCGGACACGCTGTGGATGGACGTACACGGGGGGCAGGTGACGCCCCGGCCCGTGGATACGCCCGCGCCTCAGGGCTCCTGA
- a CDS encoding HTTM domain-containing protein: protein MRPLRARLLAPVDIAPLAYFRIIFGATLLVEVFRFFSKGWIKTYYIRPDFFFSYYGFEWVKPWPGLGMYVHFAVLGVLAAMLTVGLFYRVAAPLFWLGFSYVFLLDPANYLNHLYLVCLLAFLLIWVPAGRAFSLDTRLGLARPSSTAPTWTLWLIRAQVGLVYFFGGIAKFDADWLSGVPGAMFLRKWELTAPLAEKAWAARLFAFSGTAFDLLVAPALLWRRTRPWAVAAAVAFHLTNANLFRIGIFPWLMIAALPLFFEPSTVRRWLERVWPWRASEAAETPATGSWTQQAGVAFFALWLTLQALLPLRHFLYPGEVNWTEQGHNFSWHMKLRNKKGSVIFEARDPRTGERWDVDPEPLLSKRQYSKMTTRPDLVLQFAQRIARQYEHQGRPGIQVFADVWVSLNGRPHQPLVDPTVDLAAQPHSLRAATWILPLREEAVALSSDEEDADAQEP, encoded by the coding sequence ATGCGACCGCTGCGCGCTCGGCTGCTGGCCCCTGTCGACATCGCGCCCCTGGCCTACTTCCGGATCATCTTCGGCGCCACGCTGCTGGTGGAGGTGTTCCGCTTCTTCTCCAAGGGATGGATCAAGACCTACTACATCCGGCCGGACTTCTTCTTCAGCTACTACGGCTTCGAGTGGGTCAAGCCCTGGCCCGGCCTGGGGATGTACGTCCACTTCGCGGTGCTGGGCGTCCTGGCGGCGATGCTCACCGTGGGCCTGTTCTACCGCGTGGCCGCGCCCCTGTTCTGGCTGGGCTTCTCCTACGTCTTCCTGCTGGATCCAGCGAACTACCTCAATCACCTGTACCTGGTGTGTCTGCTGGCCTTCCTCCTCATCTGGGTGCCCGCAGGCAGGGCGTTCTCGCTCGACACACGGCTGGGGCTGGCGCGCCCGAGCAGCACTGCTCCCACCTGGACGCTCTGGCTCATCCGCGCCCAGGTGGGCCTGGTCTACTTCTTCGGAGGCATCGCCAAGTTCGACGCGGACTGGCTCAGCGGCGTGCCCGGCGCCATGTTCCTGCGCAAGTGGGAGCTCACCGCGCCGCTGGCGGAGAAAGCGTGGGCGGCTCGGCTGTTCGCCTTCAGCGGCACCGCCTTCGACCTGCTGGTGGCGCCCGCCCTGCTCTGGCGGCGCACGCGCCCCTGGGCCGTCGCCGCCGCGGTCGCGTTCCACCTCACCAACGCGAACCTCTTCCGGATCGGCATCTTCCCCTGGCTCATGATCGCCGCCCTGCCCTTGTTCTTCGAGCCTTCCACCGTGCGCCGGTGGCTCGAGCGGGTGTGGCCCTGGCGCGCTTCCGAAGCAGCGGAGACGCCCGCCACTGGCTCCTGGACACAGCAGGCCGGGGTGGCCTTCTTCGCCCTCTGGCTCACGCTCCAGGCCTTGCTGCCCCTCCGCCACTTCCTCTACCCGGGCGAGGTCAACTGGACCGAGCAGGGCCACAACTTCTCCTGGCACATGAAGCTGCGGAACAAGAAGGGCTCGGTCATCTTCGAGGCGAGAGATCCGCGCACGGGTGAGCGCTGGGACGTGGACCCCGAACCGCTGCTCAGCAAGCGCCAGTACTCGAAGATGACGACGCGGCCCGACCTGGTCTTGCAGTTCGCCCAGCGAATTGCCCGCCAGTATGAGCACCAGGGACGACCGGGGATTCAGGTCTTCGCGGACGTATGGGTGTCGCTGAATGGCCGTCCGCATCAGCCGCTGGTGGACCCCACGGTCGACCTCGCCGCCCAGCCCCACAGCTTGCGGGCCGCGACGTGGATCCTCCCCCTGCGAGAGGAGGCGGTGGCGCTCTCCTCCGACGAGGAGGATGCCGACGCTCAGGAGCCCTGA
- a CDS encoding lamin tail domain-containing protein, giving the protein MSLRASLRHTALLAVVLLCLPGAAWAQVALSGQVHFADGSIAAGVTVYAKAGNITHRATTDASGNYLLQFAAGTYDVGVSFNSNGFSGSQTLFSAQPFSSNTTLNLITSDILLNGRILNSSGQPVPDIRMTGYVYGGDSWNDLFPVSGADGRFQVRMLPGTYTNVRLQPPSGSSYVLTPLPNQTFTASLSKDFTLASTITLSGQVHFADGSIAVGTSVYAEAGNIIHRATTDAFGNYMLQLAAGTYDVGVSFNSNGFSGSQTLFSAQPLSSNAILNLTTSDILLNGRIINSSGQPVPDVRMTGYVYGGNSWNDLFPVSGADGRFQVRMLPGTYTNVRLQPPSGSSYVLTPLPNQTFTASLSKDFTLAGTITLSGQVHFADGSIAAGTSVYAEAGNIIHRATTDASGNYLLQLAAGTYDVGVSFNSNGFSGSQTLFSAQPFSSNTTLNLTTSDILLNGRIINSSGQPVPDVRMTGYVYGGNSWNDLYPVSGADGRFQIRLLPGTYTNVQLQPLSGSSYLLTPLSNQTFSASLSKEFLVADSNECALNNGGCSVNATCTNIPGSFTCTCNPGYTGDGFSCVVIPATVTLTSPNGGEQWATDSVQNITWSASGLSNVDLHYSLDNGASWTLIAANVSAASGAYAWTLPTSTSTSARVRVANALDGNPSDISNAAFSLVAPARLVLNEILANEPGSATAGEFIEVVNVGGTSLDLSGWALWDATAVRHTFPSGTVLPAGKALVVFGGASGIPAGVPNAVAATTGGLNLGNSGDTVTVKNAAGASIDSYTYGSTLASADGVSMNRSPDATAGASFVLHNALSTLSASAGKRANGSAF; this is encoded by the coding sequence ATGTCCTTACGCGCTTCTCTTCGTCACACGGCCCTGCTGGCCGTGGTCCTGTTGTGCCTGCCCGGCGCTGCCTGGGCGCAAGTAGCCCTGAGCGGCCAGGTCCACTTCGCCGACGGCAGCATCGCCGCGGGCGTCACGGTGTACGCCAAGGCCGGCAACATCACCCATCGAGCCACCACGGACGCGTCCGGCAACTACCTGCTGCAGTTCGCCGCGGGCACCTACGACGTCGGTGTCTCCTTCAATTCCAATGGCTTCAGCGGCTCCCAGACGCTCTTCTCCGCTCAGCCTTTCAGCTCCAACACCACCCTCAACCTGATCACCTCCGACATCCTGCTCAATGGCCGCATCCTCAACAGCAGCGGCCAGCCCGTGCCCGACATCCGGATGACCGGCTACGTCTACGGCGGCGACAGCTGGAATGATCTGTTCCCCGTCTCTGGCGCCGATGGTCGCTTCCAGGTCCGCATGCTGCCCGGCACCTACACCAACGTGCGGCTCCAGCCTCCCTCCGGCTCCTCCTACGTCCTCACCCCGCTGCCCAATCAGACCTTCACCGCCTCGCTCTCCAAGGACTTCACCTTGGCCAGCACCATCACTCTCAGCGGCCAGGTCCACTTCGCCGACGGCAGCATCGCCGTGGGCACCTCGGTGTACGCCGAGGCCGGCAACATCATCCACCGGGCCACCACGGACGCGTTCGGCAACTACATGCTGCAGCTGGCCGCGGGCACCTACGACGTCGGCGTCTCCTTCAACTCCAATGGCTTCAGCGGCTCCCAGACGCTCTTCTCGGCTCAGCCCCTCAGCTCCAACGCCATCCTCAACCTGACCACTTCCGACATCCTGCTCAACGGCCGCATCATCAACAGCAGCGGCCAGCCCGTTCCCGATGTCCGGATGACCGGCTACGTCTACGGCGGCAACAGCTGGAATGATCTGTTCCCCGTTTCTGGCGCCGATGGTCGCTTCCAGGTCCGCATGCTGCCCGGCACCTACACCAACGTGCGGCTCCAGCCTCCCTCCGGCTCCTCCTACGTCCTCACCCCGCTGCCCAATCAGACCTTCACCGCCTCGCTCTCCAAGGACTTCACCTTGGCCGGCACCATCACCCTGAGCGGCCAGGTCCACTTCGCTGACGGCAGCATCGCCGCGGGCACCTCGGTGTACGCCGAGGCCGGCAACATCATCCACCGGGCCACCACGGACGCGTCCGGCAACTACCTGCTGCAGTTGGCCGCGGGCACCTACGACGTCGGTGTCTCCTTCAATTCCAATGGCTTCAGCGGCTCCCAGACGCTCTTCTCCGCTCAGCCCTTCAGCTCCAACACCACCCTCAACCTGACCACCTCCGACATCCTGCTCAACGGCCGCATCATCAACAGCAGCGGCCAGCCCGTGCCCGACGTCCGGATGACCGGCTACGTCTACGGCGGCAACAGCTGGAACGATCTGTACCCCGTCTCTGGCGCCGATGGCCGCTTCCAGATCCGCCTGCTGCCCGGCACCTACACCAACGTGCAGCTCCAGCCTCTCTCCGGCTCCAGCTATCTGCTGACGCCGCTGTCCAACCAGACGTTCTCCGCCTCGCTCAGCAAGGAGTTCCTCGTCGCCGACAGCAACGAGTGCGCGTTGAACAACGGCGGCTGCAGCGTGAACGCCACCTGCACCAACATCCCCGGCTCCTTCACGTGTACCTGCAACCCCGGCTACACGGGGGATGGGTTCTCCTGCGTGGTCATCCCCGCGACGGTGACGCTCACCTCCCCCAATGGCGGCGAGCAGTGGGCGACGGACAGCGTGCAGAACATCACCTGGAGCGCCTCCGGCCTGAGCAACGTGGACCTCCACTACTCGCTCGACAACGGCGCCAGCTGGACGCTGATCGCCGCCAACGTGTCGGCCGCCTCGGGTGCGTATGCCTGGACCCTGCCGACCTCGACTTCCACGAGCGCCCGCGTGCGCGTCGCCAATGCCCTGGACGGCAACCCCTCGGACATCAGCAACGCCGCCTTCTCCCTCGTGGCTCCCGCGCGTCTCGTCCTCAATGAGATCCTCGCCAACGAGCCCGGCTCGGCCACCGCCGGCGAGTTCATCGAGGTGGTCAACGTGGGCGGCACCAGCCTGGACCTCAGCGGCTGGGCGCTCTGGGACGCCACCGCCGTGCGCCACACCTTCCCCTCCGGCACCGTGCTGCCCGCGGGCAAGGCGCTGGTGGTGTTCGGCGGGGCCTCCGGCATCCCTGCCGGCGTGCCCAATGCCGTGGCCGCCACCACCGGGGGCCTCAACCTGGGCAACAGCGGCGACACCGTCACGGTGAAGAACGCCGCCGGTGCCAGCATCGACAGCTACACCTATGGCAGCACGCTGGCCTCGGCCGATGGCGTGTCCATGAACCGGAGCCCGGATGCCACCGCGGGCGCGTCGTTCGTGCTGCACAACGCCCTGTCCACGCTGTCCGCCTCGGCCGGCAAGCGCGCCAACGGCAGCGCCTTCTAG